The Spirosoma foliorum genome has a window encoding:
- the hemA gene encoding glutamyl-tRNA reductase encodes MLDTFKAISLSYKMAPLQVRELIALNEEEAKRLMIRLRDFFGLTDLLVISTCNRTEVYYAFEQDLNSDIARLLLIEKGLTDTANYLPYFQFFEANDQAVRHLFEVCVGLHSQVVGDMQIPNQVKQSYQWSADLEMAGPFLHRLMHTIFFTNKRVAQETPFRDGAASVSYAAVELIDELVGEHKNPNVLVIGLGEIGTDVCKNLEDRKLTNITLCNRTQTKAEALAEQYGFRVADFDNLTDEIRRADVIISSIMRDDPLITPEFLREINVLTFKYFIDLSVPRSVDTAVEQIPGVLVYNIDHIRNRTDEALNQRLAAIPQVEAIITQAVTEFGDWSKEMVVSPTINKLKNALEQIRRDEIARHLKHLTPDESEKVDKITRGIMQKIIKLPVLQLKAACKRGEAETLIDVLNDLFDLEKQAAGDSKHSY; translated from the coding sequence ATGTTAGATACCTTCAAAGCAATTAGTTTATCTTATAAGATGGCCCCGTTGCAGGTGCGGGAACTAATTGCACTAAACGAAGAAGAAGCCAAGCGGCTGATGATTCGGTTGCGTGACTTTTTTGGGTTGACCGATTTGCTTGTTATCTCAACCTGCAATCGTACAGAAGTATATTATGCCTTCGAACAGGATCTCAATAGTGATATTGCCCGTTTATTACTGATCGAAAAAGGGCTGACAGATACCGCTAATTATTTGCCTTATTTCCAGTTTTTTGAGGCAAATGATCAGGCTGTTCGGCACTTGTTCGAAGTATGCGTTGGCTTACACTCGCAGGTAGTGGGCGATATGCAGATTCCGAATCAGGTGAAACAATCGTATCAATGGTCGGCGGATCTGGAAATGGCGGGGCCGTTTCTGCACCGACTCATGCACACGATTTTCTTTACCAACAAGCGGGTTGCTCAGGAAACACCTTTTCGTGACGGAGCGGCTTCGGTCTCTTATGCTGCCGTTGAGCTGATTGATGAGCTGGTTGGCGAACATAAGAACCCCAATGTACTGGTTATTGGCCTCGGAGAGATTGGAACCGACGTTTGTAAAAATCTCGAAGACCGCAAGTTGACCAACATTACCCTTTGCAACCGTACGCAAACAAAAGCCGAAGCCCTGGCTGAGCAATACGGTTTCCGGGTTGCTGACTTTGATAATCTTACGGACGAAATTCGCCGGGCCGACGTAATCATTTCGTCGATCATGCGCGACGATCCGCTCATTACGCCTGAATTTCTTCGGGAAATCAATGTGCTAACGTTCAAATATTTCATTGATTTATCGGTTCCACGTAGTGTAGATACTGCCGTTGAGCAGATTCCGGGAGTACTGGTCTATAACATTGACCATATCCGTAATCGTACCGATGAAGCCTTAAATCAGCGATTGGCTGCTATTCCTCAGGTCGAAGCCATTATCACACAAGCTGTGACTGAGTTTGGCGACTGGTCGAAGGAAATGGTGGTATCACCAACCATCAATAAACTTAAAAATGCCCTGGAGCAGATTCGTCGTGACGAAATTGCCCGGCATTTGAAACACCTGACTCCCGATGAGTCGGAAAAAGTGGACAAAATTACGCGCGGCATTATGCAGAAGATCATTAAGCTGCCTGTGCTGCAACTGAAAGCTGCCTGCAAACGTGGAGAAGCCGAAACCCTGATCGATGTCTTAAATGATCTGTTTGACCTAGAAAAACAAGCGGCAGGTGATTCAAAACACTCCTATTGA